In Acaryochloris marina S15, a single genomic region encodes these proteins:
- a CDS encoding DUF2288 domain-containing protein — protein MQDIKDKLAEDIADIEWKDLIPHSQRDAIIVVTPHLDLLDVGAAIANDNTQSVHHWISESLIYKPSAQQLSDWNTQPETKFTTLIVQPFVLVAQSD, from the coding sequence ATGCAAGATATCAAAGACAAACTCGCTGAAGACATTGCGGATATTGAATGGAAGGATCTGATTCCCCATTCTCAACGGGATGCCATTATTGTGGTGACGCCTCATTTAGATTTGCTGGATGTGGGGGCTGCGATCGCAAATGACAATACCCAATCTGTCCATCATTGGATCAGCGAAAGTCTGATTTACAAGCCCTCGGCTCAACAGTTGAGCGACTGGAATACTCAACCAGAGACAAAATTCACCACGTTGATTGTGCAACCCTTTGTTCTAGTTGCTCAGAGCGATTAG
- a CDS encoding trans-acting enoyl reductase family protein — protein sequence MSNSRPYDVVLYGASGFTGRQTVEYFAEHAGEQIRWAIAGRNRQKLEQVKADCASAADVLVADSQDQEGLDTIAEQAHVILNTAGPFALYGDLLVDACVRKQTHYVDITGETPWVKSLIQRYHAKASADGTRIIPFCGFDSVPSDLGTYLVVRFMQQELGVSCRQVKACFKAAGGFNGGTLASAINLMQSGESSQMADPYLLNPPEESPLDIAPLSQDPKGPQYDSDLQVWTAPFFMGPVNTRVVRRSSALFDQWQESYGAHFAYQEYLKFDGPLAALGTTLATGVFGLALSQGWARSLLQSRLPQPGSGPSTQVMDEGWFRCELIGQASNGQQVRCLIHNQGDPGNRSTVKFLCESALCLATQADQLPGKQRGGVLTPATGLGDVLADRLRQAGTTIELTVV from the coding sequence ATGAGCAATTCTCGACCCTATGACGTTGTTCTCTACGGAGCGAGTGGGTTTACTGGGCGGCAAACGGTTGAATATTTTGCCGAGCATGCGGGTGAGCAAATCCGATGGGCGATCGCAGGTCGGAATCGCCAAAAACTTGAGCAGGTCAAAGCCGACTGTGCTTCTGCTGCGGATGTCTTAGTAGCCGATAGCCAGGACCAGGAAGGACTGGATACCATTGCCGAACAGGCCCACGTCATTCTCAATACTGCCGGTCCCTTCGCCTTATATGGGGATTTGTTGGTGGATGCCTGTGTCCGTAAGCAAACCCACTACGTCGATATCACTGGCGAAACCCCCTGGGTCAAATCACTCATCCAGCGCTACCATGCCAAAGCCTCAGCGGACGGCACCCGCATTATTCCCTTCTGTGGTTTTGATTCAGTACCATCAGACCTGGGTACCTACCTAGTGGTGCGGTTTATGCAGCAGGAATTGGGCGTCTCTTGTCGGCAAGTTAAAGCTTGCTTCAAAGCTGCAGGCGGCTTTAATGGCGGCACCTTGGCTTCTGCCATCAACTTGATGCAGTCAGGAGAGTCTTCCCAGATGGCGGATCCCTATTTACTCAATCCCCCGGAAGAGTCCCCCCTCGATATTGCACCCCTGAGCCAAGATCCCAAGGGACCGCAGTATGACTCAGACTTGCAGGTCTGGACGGCACCTTTTTTCATGGGACCTGTGAATACTCGCGTGGTCAGACGCAGTAGCGCCCTCTTTGATCAATGGCAAGAGTCCTATGGTGCCCATTTTGCCTATCAAGAATATCTGAAATTTGATGGACCGTTAGCTGCCCTCGGTACCACTTTGGCAACGGGGGTATTTGGATTGGCCTTAAGTCAAGGGTGGGCTAGATCATTGCTACAGTCTCGACTGCCTCAACCGGGCAGCGGTCCTTCTACTCAGGTGATGGATGAAGGATGGTTCCGTTGTGAATTGATAGGGCAGGCCAGTAATGGCCAACAGGTGCGGTGCCTGATTCACAATCAAGGCGATCCAGGTAATCGCTCGACGGTGAAGTTTTTATGCGAGTCGGCCTTATGTTTGGCGACTCAGGCTGATCAGTTGCCGGGTAAGCAACGCGGTGGTGTGTTGACTCCAGCGACTGGATTAGGCGATGTGCTGGCCGATCGCTTACGCCAGGCAGGGACCACGATTGAGCTTACAGTTGTCTAG
- a CDS encoding GEVED domain-containing protein: MFTSSPNSTPGTGISVVDNYAFDLFATVEPLRIADLSTNGRYYYGDITVTFNRPVSNPVIQISALGGTSVVGGLAHGHTAEFELATPGITASRLSGSAFFDVTGNTISNTAATITSSCSTGAACGSVLFTGTNITSLTFRVYVRGDSQPGPWSSPTTYSGDRFFFGGVSVAEPVTISGTVFDDTNGLTDSLINGTGTNAGGLFANLVDSSGNVVASTTVASNGIYSFQAIGAGQYTVSLSTTAGVQGNTAPAASLPAGWVNTGEGTASSGDGTVNGATPITVNSVDVSGVNFGINLQPSDYGDAPDSYGDASHTISPALYLGSAAPDSEADTQLGGDAGAGADGDDGDGTDDEDGVTFSPSLSFPDTIHVVQAGISNTVDVNASEAGILNAWIDYNQDGDFDDPGEQIFDDENLSAGNNSLSFIPDITLLHGPTYARFRFGSQTGLGPDGSATDGEVEDYEVNIASPVTDINACAVTGLVDGEFELLDIAQGSPSSVLSFGSAPTLARQYNETDVPGWNFEGTTTPTPLDDIEIWQSQHGGGQVPFDAFEGGQHAEINAEEDGALFQDVVTTPGAAMGWQFAHRGRTGNDTMEFRLGPPGATVSQGTFTSGNDVNDPNEGWKLYNGTYTVPAGQYVTRVELRAVSTATGNIRAGNFIDTVEFTLPPCIPPYDPNLLLVKRITKVNGGTTSVAGDNLAAYKQEEAYVYDDNTIEAATPPDTDKWPNTTGKASSTFLIGGTDGGRTRPGDEVEYTIYFLSTGNIDAADVQLCDKVPDFQTYVPDAFNSVPPGPSGGVGANRGMVVEYDGNTFSYTNDADGDIAQFFPPGSALPAACNGTAAQTEDNGAVVINLGNLPHAISTGSPTTSYGAIRFRATVK; this comes from the coding sequence ATGTTCACTTCAAGCCCCAATAGCACGCCAGGGACAGGAATATCGGTAGTTGACAACTATGCCTTTGACCTATTTGCAACGGTAGAGCCCTTGCGTATCGCTGATCTATCCACAAATGGTAGATATTACTATGGGGACATCACTGTAACGTTTAATCGACCTGTTTCAAATCCAGTAATCCAGATAAGTGCTTTGGGTGGGACAAGCGTTGTAGGCGGATTAGCTCATGGACATACAGCCGAATTCGAACTAGCCACCCCAGGTATTACCGCCAGTAGATTATCTGGGTCTGCTTTTTTTGACGTTACGGGCAACACAATATCAAACACTGCGGCTACCATAACTTCATCCTGCTCTACAGGGGCTGCTTGTGGTAGTGTCCTGTTCACGGGCACTAATATTACGTCCCTTACCTTTAGAGTTTATGTCAGAGGAGACTCTCAGCCAGGTCCTTGGTCAAGTCCAACCACCTATTCGGGTGACAGATTTTTCTTCGGAGGAGTGTCTGTTGCTGAACCTGTAACAATTTCGGGAACAGTTTTTGATGATACCAATGGATTAACGGATAGCTTAATCAATGGGACAGGCACCAATGCGGGTGGACTATTTGCAAATTTGGTAGATAGTAGTGGCAATGTTGTTGCTTCTACCACGGTTGCATCGAATGGTATTTATTCTTTTCAGGCAATTGGGGCCGGTCAATACACGGTATCGCTTAGTACTACGGCTGGTGTACAAGGGAATACGGCCCCTGCAGCTAGTCTTCCTGCCGGTTGGGTTAATACGGGAGAAGGAACAGCATCCTCCGGAGACGGTACCGTCAATGGTGCTACCCCCATAACCGTTAACTCAGTTGATGTCAGCGGAGTTAATTTCGGGATTAATCTTCAACCTAGTGACTATGGTGATGCCCCTGATTCCTACGGCGATGCTAGCCACACTATATCGCCCGCGCTTTATCTAGGCAGTGCGGCTCCTGATAGCGAAGCGGATACTCAGCTCGGTGGAGACGCCGGGGCTGGGGCCGACGGCGACGATGGCGACGGTACCGATGATGAAGATGGAGTCACCTTTAGCCCGTCTCTTAGCTTCCCCGATACCATTCATGTCGTACAGGCAGGGATTAGCAACACCGTTGATGTTAACGCCTCCGAAGCTGGCATCCTCAATGCTTGGATTGACTATAACCAAGATGGTGACTTTGATGATCCAGGTGAGCAGATCTTTGATGATGAAAACTTAAGTGCAGGCAATAATAGCCTTTCCTTTATTCCAGATATAACGCTCTTGCATGGTCCAACCTATGCTCGCTTCCGTTTCGGCAGCCAAACTGGCCTAGGACCGGACGGATCCGCCACAGATGGAGAAGTTGAAGATTACGAAGTCAATATTGCTTCTCCCGTCACAGATATCAACGCCTGCGCCGTGACGGGCCTAGTCGATGGAGAATTTGAGCTATTAGATATTGCCCAGGGTTCACCCTCCTCAGTTCTATCCTTTGGCAGTGCTCCCACCTTAGCTCGCCAATACAACGAGACCGATGTACCCGGCTGGAACTTTGAAGGTACGACTACACCTACACCGCTGGATGATATAGAAATATGGCAATCCCAACATGGCGGAGGGCAAGTTCCCTTTGATGCCTTTGAAGGGGGACAACATGCTGAAATCAACGCCGAAGAAGATGGTGCTCTATTTCAGGATGTGGTGACCACACCGGGGGCGGCGATGGGCTGGCAGTTTGCTCACCGGGGTCGAACGGGCAACGATACCATGGAGTTTCGCCTTGGCCCTCCTGGCGCTACCGTCAGTCAAGGAACATTCACGTCTGGCAATGATGTCAACGACCCCAACGAAGGATGGAAACTCTACAATGGCACCTACACCGTTCCGGCGGGGCAGTACGTCACCCGGGTTGAATTAAGAGCGGTCTCTACCGCCACCGGCAACATCAGAGCTGGAAACTTTATTGATACCGTAGAGTTCACTTTGCCGCCATGTATTCCTCCCTATGACCCCAACTTGCTGCTGGTTAAGCGGATCACTAAGGTCAACGGCGGCACAACTAGTGTCGCTGGCGACAATTTAGCGGCCTATAAGCAGGAAGAAGCTTATGTTTATGACGACAACACTATCGAAGCTGCAACACCACCCGATACGGACAAGTGGCCCAATACCACCGGTAAAGCGAGCAGTACTTTCTTGATTGGTGGCACAGATGGCGGTCGGACTCGGCCGGGTGATGAAGTTGAATACACCATTTACTTCCTCTCAACCGGAAATATAGATGCTGCTGATGTTCAACTCTGTGACAAAGTGCCCGACTTCCAAACTTATGTCCCAGATGCCTTTAACTCCGTCCCCCCCGGACCTAGCGGTGGTGTAGGAGCTAATCGAGGCATGGTGGTGGAGTATGACGGTAATACGTTCTCCTATACCAACGATGCAGACGGTGACATTGCTCAGTTCTTTCCACCTGGTTCTGCACTACCCGCCGCTTGTAACGGTACAGCAGCCCAAACCGAAGATAACGGCGCAGTTGTCATCAATCTGGGGAATCTGCCCCACGCCATCAGCACAGGCTCTCCCACCACTTCTTATGGTGCCATTCGTTTCCGGGCCACGGTGAAATAG
- a CDS encoding GGDEF domain-containing response regulator encodes MTLNTPTSPTVDLPSNEESKGLILIVDDTPHNLQILSTALTKQGYQVRGAANGSMALIGARNIMPDLILLDIKMPEMDGYTVCERLKSEAQTQEIPVVFISALDDALDKVKAFTVGGVDYITKPFQLAEILARVENQLTIGRLQKEQRKQNERLQAEVRDRIAAEAQIQALNADLEERVIQRTERLNQEIAEREKVQQQLKYMAMHDPLTDLPNRTLFLNCLEETLQEAQSHSDQSFALLFLDCDRFKAINDSLGHLVGDQFLVAIAKRFHRCVGDQLLARLGGDEFTILLKNVSSEQQATDVAAAIQRSLLEPFHIGDNEFFVSASIGIVMSSPDYRQPTEMLRDADTAMYRAKAMGKARHVVFNASMHEDVQSTLQLETDLRRAIERQEFILNYQPIVALDTGMITGFEALVRWISPELGFISPGKFIPLAEDTGLIIPLGEWVLREACRQLNEWQANKVTDIPLTMSVNLSVKQFSQPNLIETIDQILIETQLPAECLKLEITESAIMENSDSAAKILEQLRDRQIYLSIDDFGTGYSSLSYLHRFPVNTLKVDRSFVCRLDAADDNVAIVQAIVTLAQTMGMDVVAEGIETTEQQLQLANLGCEYGQGYLFCRPVNAEIASEMLASKNHKLF; translated from the coding sequence ATGACACTGAATACGCCTACATCCCCGACGGTGGATTTGCCTTCGAATGAAGAGTCGAAGGGCTTGATTTTGATTGTTGATGATACGCCCCATAACTTGCAAATCCTGTCCACGGCGTTAACGAAGCAAGGCTATCAGGTGCGAGGGGCAGCCAATGGCTCCATGGCTTTGATTGGGGCCAGAAATATCATGCCCGACTTGATATTGCTGGATATCAAGATGCCAGAAATGGATGGCTATACGGTGTGTGAGCGATTGAAGTCGGAAGCACAAACCCAAGAGATTCCAGTCGTTTTTATTAGTGCCTTAGACGATGCCTTGGATAAGGTCAAAGCCTTTACAGTGGGTGGGGTAGACTATATCACCAAGCCTTTTCAACTGGCTGAGATTTTGGCTCGGGTGGAAAATCAACTGACCATTGGTCGGTTGCAAAAAGAACAGCGCAAACAAAATGAACGATTACAAGCCGAGGTGCGCGATCGCATTGCTGCCGAAGCCCAGATTCAAGCCCTCAATGCTGACCTAGAGGAAAGGGTAATCCAGCGGACAGAACGGCTGAATCAAGAAATTGCTGAGCGGGAAAAAGTGCAGCAGCAGTTGAAATATATGGCGATGCACGATCCACTGACGGATTTGCCTAACCGGACTTTGTTTCTCAACTGCCTAGAAGAAACCCTACAGGAAGCCCAGAGCCATTCTGATCAATCATTTGCCCTGCTGTTTCTTGATTGCGATCGCTTCAAAGCCATTAACGATTCCTTGGGGCATTTGGTTGGGGACCAGTTTTTAGTTGCGATCGCAAAACGGTTTCACCGCTGCGTGGGCGATCAGCTCCTCGCCCGCTTAGGGGGCGATGAATTCACCATTTTGCTCAAAAATGTCTCCAGTGAGCAACAGGCCACGGATGTGGCAGCTGCTATTCAGCGCAGTTTACTAGAGCCCTTCCATATTGGAGACAACGAATTTTTCGTCTCTGCCAGCATTGGCATTGTGATGAGCAGCCCGGACTATCGACAACCCACAGAGATGTTGCGGGATGCCGATACCGCCATGTATCGGGCCAAAGCCATGGGCAAAGCGCGGCATGTCGTCTTCAATGCCAGCATGCATGAAGATGTCCAAAGTACTCTCCAACTAGAAACAGACCTCCGTCGGGCCATCGAACGCCAAGAATTTATTCTCAACTATCAGCCCATTGTGGCCTTAGATACGGGCATGATTACAGGGTTTGAAGCCCTGGTTCGCTGGATTAGCCCGGAATTAGGATTTATCTCTCCTGGGAAATTTATCCCCCTCGCTGAAGATACGGGTTTAATTATTCCCCTAGGGGAGTGGGTATTGCGGGAAGCTTGTCGCCAGCTGAATGAATGGCAGGCGAATAAGGTGACGGATATTCCCTTGACCATGAGCGTCAATTTATCCGTTAAACAATTCTCTCAGCCCAACCTGATTGAAACGATTGATCAAATTTTGATCGAGACCCAGCTCCCCGCCGAATGCTTAAAGCTGGAAATCACTGAAAGCGCCATTATGGAGAATTCCGACTCGGCGGCCAAGATTCTGGAGCAGCTGAGAGACCGTCAGATTTACCTCAGCATTGATGATTTTGGCACGGGCTATTCTTCCTTGAGTTACCTGCATCGGTTCCCCGTCAATACCTTGAAAGTCGATCGGTCTTTTGTCTGTCGGCTGGATGCTGCAGACGATAACGTTGCCATTGTTCAAGCCATTGTGACCTTAGCCCAAACCATGGGGATGGATGTCGTCGCCGAAGGGATTGAGACGACTGAACAGCAACTCCAACTGGCGAACTTAGGGTGTGAATATGGCCAGGGATATCTGTTTTGCAGACCCGTTAATGCTGAGATAGCGAGTGAAATGCTAGCCAGCAAAAATCACAAATTGTTCTAG
- a CDS encoding cellulose synthase family protein, giving the protein MGISFIDSVSGVIPELYLGILTLIAVYSFHKISIIWRYYLHRRRDIQPLHQFSDAELPQVTIQLPLFNEMYVVDRLLEAVAALEYPVDKLQIQVLDDSTDETREICRAKVRELKQHHLNIDYIHRCDRKGYKAGALAYGLQSATGDLVMIFDADFVPAPDTLLNMVHYFANPKVGMVQARWGHINRHYSILTEIQALMLDGHFVTEQTSRNRSGCFFNFNGTAGIWRIQTIEDAGGWQHTTVTEDLDLSYRAQLKGWDCVYLPNLVVPAELPMEMNSFKSQQFRWAKGASQVAKKLLMPILKSQAPWHVKVEAFFHLTNNFNYLLLLALLLLSLPYQLFLAQTGWRYGLAIHLPLFLVTTLSLLAFYSVAQEEQLGKQSPWKLASNLFLLMSVGIGLSINQSLAVYDGLFRVGRDFVRTPKHGVTSNEEDWKTRKYRAARNLVPYLELSMVAYLLVTISVAVVNAHYLSLPFLLLFLIGYVYVLSLSMFQRR; this is encoded by the coding sequence ATGGGCATTAGTTTCATTGATAGCGTTTCAGGTGTTATTCCTGAACTATACCTTGGTATTTTGACGCTGATCGCCGTATACAGCTTCCACAAAATTTCGATTATTTGGCGATATTACCTGCATCGTCGTCGCGATATTCAGCCGCTACATCAATTCTCCGACGCTGAACTGCCCCAGGTCACCATTCAGCTCCCTTTGTTTAATGAGATGTATGTGGTGGATCGGCTCCTAGAGGCCGTTGCCGCCTTGGAGTATCCCGTTGATAAGCTGCAAATTCAGGTATTGGACGACTCGACGGATGAAACGCGGGAGATTTGTCGAGCTAAGGTGCGAGAGCTAAAGCAGCACCACCTCAATATTGACTATATTCACCGGTGCGATCGCAAAGGCTATAAAGCAGGTGCCCTAGCTTACGGGCTGCAATCCGCCACGGGGGATTTGGTGATGATCTTCGATGCAGATTTTGTGCCAGCCCCCGATACCTTACTCAACATGGTTCACTATTTCGCGAATCCGAAGGTGGGGATGGTTCAGGCCCGCTGGGGACATATTAACCGCCATTATTCCATCCTCACAGAAATCCAAGCCCTAATGTTGGATGGGCACTTTGTCACGGAACAAACCTCTCGGAATCGCTCAGGCTGTTTTTTTAATTTCAACGGTACGGCTGGGATTTGGCGCATCCAGACCATCGAAGATGCTGGAGGATGGCAGCATACGACCGTAACAGAGGATTTGGACCTCTCTTATCGAGCACAACTCAAAGGGTGGGACTGTGTTTACCTGCCTAATCTTGTAGTCCCAGCCGAATTGCCCATGGAGATGAATTCCTTTAAATCCCAGCAGTTTCGGTGGGCTAAAGGCGCCAGCCAAGTGGCCAAAAAGCTGCTGATGCCTATTCTGAAATCTCAAGCCCCCTGGCATGTGAAAGTGGAAGCCTTTTTCCACCTCACCAATAACTTTAATTACCTACTGCTCTTAGCCCTGCTTCTCTTATCCTTACCCTACCAACTCTTTCTCGCTCAAACGGGCTGGCGATATGGTCTAGCTATCCATCTCCCCCTATTCCTAGTCACCACCCTGAGTCTGTTGGCTTTTTACTCAGTGGCTCAAGAAGAGCAACTGGGTAAACAATCTCCATGGAAATTGGCTTCCAACTTGTTTTTATTAATGAGTGTGGGGATTGGACTCAGTATTAATCAATCCCTAGCCGTTTATGATGGCCTGTTCCGGGTGGGACGTGATTTTGTCCGCACGCCCAAGCATGGCGTCACTAGTAATGAAGAAGACTGGAAGACCAGAAAATACCGCGCAGCCAGAAATTTAGTTCCCTACTTGGAACTATCTATGGTGGCGTATTTACTCGTGACCATTAGCGTAGCAGTCGTTAATGCCCATTACTTATCACTACCGTTTTTGCTACTCTTTTTGATCGGTTATGTCTATGTTCTTTCCCTCAGCATGTTTCAACGGCGCTAA
- a CDS encoding serine/threonine-protein kinase: MPTQQYHPPATTIANRYRIVRELGQGGFGCTYLVEDIHRFNERCVLKEFAPASESSEILLTKAKELFVREAAVLYKLDHPQIPQFREWFMGPQDRSLCLVQDYVEGDTYQALLRERVKQGQTYTESEIYLFLTQLLPVLDYIHRQGLIHRDISPDNLIQRQRDGLPILIDFGGVKQITASFGKFVDPNNPEQKFGGTTILGKPGYAPEEQIRLGKVYEHSDLYALGVTALVMLMGQDPQEFYDANIRAFQWRHIGVDEELARILETMVATQANARYPSAQRALRDLEQLGHLATPSPGRKLPTPPPIHQTASDFPPPPPTDIAEFKAEVTQHTVVAEPVVKEPGVVTKVGNKVQNWTITLLKQVMILGAIATLLGGVIWAIRERVDTSNVAPVSQKEPAQPKAPPSLSREELSRKARLFERIDALGVSSRYFNQVTNEAFFLEYPNYQGRALTRNEGDAPLREQWDEVGFQVLEAMGKLNPEVRDRIGQYQLRDRKNLDQQLRRKKVNRRRFYRRVEETLVDDLPMYRNVDLPGKRAQQLWFAIAQDRFLEIEDDE, translated from the coding sequence ATGCCAACGCAGCAGTATCATCCCCCAGCTACAACCATTGCCAACCGCTACCGAATCGTGCGGGAACTTGGCCAGGGTGGGTTTGGCTGTACCTATTTGGTCGAGGATATTCATCGATTCAATGAGCGATGTGTCCTCAAAGAATTTGCCCCAGCCAGTGAAAGTAGTGAAATCCTGCTAACAAAGGCAAAAGAGCTATTTGTGCGGGAAGCAGCGGTTCTCTATAAGCTGGATCATCCCCAAATTCCTCAATTCCGAGAATGGTTTATGGGACCGCAGGATCGGTCTCTCTGCCTGGTCCAAGACTATGTTGAAGGGGACACCTATCAGGCTTTGCTGCGAGAACGAGTCAAACAAGGGCAAACCTACACCGAGTCCGAAATCTATCTGTTTTTAACTCAACTTTTGCCGGTGCTCGACTACATTCACCGCCAGGGGTTAATCCATCGTGACATCTCTCCCGATAATCTGATCCAACGGCAAAGGGATGGGTTACCGATTCTGATTGACTTTGGAGGTGTTAAGCAAATTACGGCCAGTTTTGGCAAGTTTGTGGACCCCAATAACCCCGAGCAAAAATTTGGGGGGACCACCATTCTAGGGAAGCCTGGATATGCCCCAGAAGAACAGATCCGATTAGGCAAAGTTTATGAGCATAGCGATCTCTATGCTTTAGGGGTAACGGCTCTAGTGATGTTGATGGGCCAAGACCCCCAGGAGTTTTATGATGCCAATATTCGGGCCTTCCAGTGGCGGCATATCGGCGTGGATGAGGAATTGGCGCGGATCTTAGAGACGATGGTCGCCACCCAAGCTAATGCCCGCTATCCTTCTGCCCAAAGAGCCTTAAGAGATTTAGAGCAGCTAGGGCATCTGGCCACCCCTTCTCCAGGACGAAAACTACCTACACCTCCCCCGATCCATCAGACCGCATCCGATTTTCCGCCACCGCCCCCAACGGATATCGCCGAATTTAAGGCTGAGGTCACCCAGCATACGGTAGTTGCTGAACCTGTAGTGAAAGAGCCGGGAGTGGTCACTAAGGTTGGCAATAAAGTCCAAAACTGGACGATCACCCTGCTGAAACAAGTGATGATTTTGGGTGCGATCGCAACTCTGTTAGGCGGCGTCATCTGGGCTATCCGTGAGCGCGTCGATACAAGTAACGTCGCTCCTGTCAGTCAAAAAGAGCCTGCCCAACCCAAAGCACCGCCCTCTTTATCTCGGGAAGAGCTGTCCCGAAAAGCCCGGTTGTTCGAGCGGATTGATGCCCTAGGAGTGTCTTCTCGCTACTTCAACCAGGTCACCAACGAAGCCTTTTTCTTGGAATATCCCAACTATCAAGGTCGAGCATTGACCCGGAATGAAGGGGATGCACCTTTGCGAGAACAGTGGGATGAAGTGGGATTCCAGGTTTTAGAAGCGATGGGTAAGCTCAATCCTGAAGTGCGCGATCGCATCGGCCAATACCAACTGCGCGATCGCAAAAACTTAGACCAACAATTGCGCCGCAAAAAGGTCAATAGACGCCGCTTTTATCGACGAGTCGAAGAGACATTGGTGGATGATTTACCGATGTATCGAAATGTCGATCTGCCAGGCAAACGAGCCCAGCAACTGTGGTTTGCCATTGCCCAAGATCGATTCTTAGAGATTGAAGATGATGAGTAA